The Nilaparvata lugens isolate BPH unplaced genomic scaffold, ASM1435652v1 scaffold5864, whole genome shotgun sequence genome segment gaaatgccaaaccgtcaactttaatcttagacctcacttcgctcggtcaattaataaataagtaGATTTTCCTTCAAAATAAGAAGCTAGTGAGctagttcaaaaaattaacatttttgtattgtattgtatttttttaatttttgcagATTGATTGGCGTGATCCCTGGCTGATAGGATTGATCGGATTTCATATTATCATAACATTGATGGCCATCCTGACTAGGAATCATGGCAATTTTCAAGTTGTTCTTTTCTTGACACTCTGTAAGTTCataaaattttttattaattccgaTTTTATTAAGTTTTTGCTGAGAGTTTGTGCTCATTTCTATAAGACTTgaagattttttattaataatggGAGTGATGAACTTGTTGATGATCAAAAatcaagtttaattatgaaaaaaggATACAATCTTTGATGGTAGACGAACTCACTtcagacagaccttcagtttgagatgatttaatataaaattaatatccttcataatctatagtgaggtccacgttataatggcagtggagtagattagattagatttctttatttatgtatgttacaatattcactggcttatacactaatttacattaatgacgataatgctagttgttcaacgaatttcacaaagtataagtaattaatcaatgagaatgaatatagaaatgcaattagaataacgataatataataatgtgatgtaagtTCATAAATCGGCGGGGTTTCAACagataattgtcgattctttaagaaggatataaaatatccttcccattaacacacgaccgggcgAGAGATAGgggaaaaacgttgccgattctctgtcttgtcaatgctgaaatttcataattaagatgaattatttccttaattattaattctacattgttcaaagataatctggtaacagagcgaagcgagaaagagatagcgctattcgctttgttgaatgatagacaaggatagcaataccattgctaatcaaacactgccattataatgtgaacctcactatagacgaaCTCACTTCAGACCTCCAGTTTGAGATgatttaatataaaattattatcctTCATATAATCTAGTTGATTCTATCTACTCGAAAAATAATAAAgccaatatcggggaccgagcttcgctctggagtacaaaagcataaaaaaattattacgaaagaagaaattataatagcatTCATAAAGAattgttctatctaatcacagtaaatttagattaattcccagggaatgcaaaaatttccctcacaaaggcccagttgcacaaaagccggttaaattttaatcctgattaacttcacgtgaaccaaatcagagaagaccatttcaaaaagatggatatactggaattaatcaggattgataataacccggcttttttgcaaccggcactaagtacctgattgaatgattacaaaagttcaacagctgagtcataattttgacacagtcccacacacatgaactcgctcactcacttccatcaccacacacgacgaaataattatttatttatttattagaacagtcacaacacgatatttggaaagagaaacaggcaattgcccaaaacttcttcaattccttgattttggcacataaatagtccaaagtgaggttaagtttaaaatttctgttttcaccaaagattaacactcagagatacgtattcgagatatgactgatgaattatcagctgtttttccaaggatgaataataattatctttcaatgtccttcagcgaattttcccagggatgagacccagtgcaatcgaatctttatattataaacctactatgttctgaatttcgtgagaatcgttagagccgttttcgagatccggtgaaatacaaacataaaa includes the following:
- the LOC120356125 gene encoding transmembrane protein 18-like, coding for MREFEMETEVPDFSFWIFLASIDWRDPWLIGLIGFHIIITLMAILTRNHGNFQVVLFLTL